In one window of Plasmodium cynomolgi strain B DNA, chromosome 13, whole genome shotgun sequence DNA:
- a CDS encoding hypothetical protein (putative) → KGKVINNLHEQIKSLEDNNIPYKYYSPSNNVNIRNYLSDRKVRCSCPPNSYLSLNELLKLIDTLDHHDSAEMKHLDYNADMVANQMTNRKVNKEEYTYHQFRRVPKDALYNNVLVKERSLYDQADYHTTVYHQDGRNYDKHTNNDSRVNYGHSAHSNTYKHPPDQPYEDNPVRNSILQNNYCPLSCDNPPSYKNASNSGEAHTVSSTSSIPYESNCTKRTSQTKMETSSRAPAKSKDGSLLKNLLQCRVKLSKWNNITDPEKVISTKNLKLLLLHRPSSIEDIKNLNLTGFGEAKIKKYGYELLNVFLSGYTDET, encoded by the coding sequence aagggaaaagtAATAAATAACCTGCATGAGCAGATAAAATCGTTAGAGGATAACAACATCCCATACAAATACTACAGCCCGTCAAATAATGTGAATATTCGAAATTATTTAAGTGACAGGAAGGTTCGATGCTCCTGTCCGCCCAACTCGTACTTAAGTCTCAACGAGTTGTTAAAATTGATCGACACGTTGGATCATCATGACAGTGCCGAGATGAAACACCTAGACTATAATGCAGATATGGTAGCAAACCAAATGACCAATCGGAAGGTCAACAAGGAGGAGTACACGTACCACCAATTCAGAAGAGTGCCCAAGGATGCTTTATATAACAACGTTTTGGTGAAGGAGAGAAGTCTGTATGATCAGGCTGATTATCATACCACTGTGTACCATCAGGACGGTCGCAACTACGACAAACACACTAATAATGACAGCCGTGTGAATTACGGACACAGCGCACATAGCAACACGTACAAGCATCCTCCTGATCAGCCATATGAGGATAACCCCGTGAGAAATAGCATCCTACAGAATAATTACTGCCCGCTCAGCTGTGACAACCCGCCCAGTTATAAGAACGCGTCAAACTCGGGAGAAGCGCACACAGTAAGTAGCACATCGTCAATCCCCTACGAAAGCAATTGTACTAAGCGAACAAGCCAGACAAAGATGGAGACCTCATCACGAGCACCTGCTAAGAGCAAAGATGGCAGCTTGCTAAAAAATCTACTACAATGCAGAGTTAAAttgtcaaaatggaataatatTACAGATCCAGAAAAAGTAATCAGCACAAAGAATTTAAAACTACTCCTGTTGCATCGCCCCAGCTCGATTGAAGAcatcaaaaatttgaatcTCACAGGATTCGGGGAagctaaaataaaaaaatatggctaCGAACTTTTGAACGTTTTCCTATCTGGCTACACGGACGAGACTTAA
- a CDS encoding hypothetical protein (putative), with protein sequence MELNGENLCVNSLRRISFPYDGYNTQMGSPFYAGCMGELCHSNPIVEVPEVREITRFVDSVKVVDIPVEQVRIVPKLKIREIEKIRHVPGPVEYIDIEQEHIVHKPYTKVIEKIYEVPEVEDVQIEVPIYVPTPVGPPKDVYINVPLPYDVPQFCYKPDKQIAQGIPYPTFQRVVNKDSNLYAGEDAFDGYASDVGSSKREKGEMYSDAQMKRRATCTESRGNDEYYNRGYSKNQTHMDGRYMGEESSNYYDYQNGGTHNEYENYNAYASNYRYDSRGNGITNNENNLNSSEPFDKYYYSYSAYNDNRGRQPQEENYEDNKNYVYGNDFSEQSSPTKRTSAELIVKRSKKSSY encoded by the exons ATGGAATTAAACGGCGAAAATTTGTGCGTAAACTCCCTCCGAAGAATTAGCTTCCCCTACGATGGTTAtaacacacaaatggggtCTCCATTTTACGCTGGCTGTATGGGCGAGTTATGCCACTCCAACCCA ATTGTCGAAGTTCCTGAAGTGAGAGAAATAACCAGATTTGTAGATTCCGTAAAGGTGGTAGACATCCCAGTGGAACAGGTCAGAATTGTcccaaaattaaaaataagagaaatcgaaaaaataagacaTGTTCCAGGTCCAGTAGAGTACATCGATATTGAACAGGAACATATTGTTCACAAACCGTACACAAAagtaatagaaaaaatttacgaggTGCCTGAAGTTGAAGATGTACAAATAGAGGTACCAATTTATGTACCTACACCAGTTGGCCCTCCGAAGGACGTCTATATCAATGTCCCTTTACCGTATGACgttccacaattttgttacaaaCCAGATAAACAAATTGCACAAGGAATTCCATACCCTACCTTTCAGAGAGTGGTAAATAAGGATTCTAATCTTTATGCCGGGGAAGATGCATTCGATGGTTATGCATCAGATGTGGGCTCCtctaaaagggaaaaaggtgaaatgtATTCAGATGCCCAAATGAAGCGAAGGGCTACATGCACAGAAAGCCGAGGAAATgatgaatattataataGGGGTTATTCTAAAAATCAAACCCATATGGATGGCCGCTACATGGGTGAAGAATCGAGCAACTATTATGATTATCAGAATGGGGGGACCCATAACGAGTACGAAAATTACAATGCGTATGCTAGTAATTACAGATATGACAGTAGAGGGAATGGGATTACCAATAACGAAAATAACCTGAACTCATCTGAACCCtttgataaatattattattcatattcgGCTTATAATGACAATAGGGGGAGACAACCCCAAGAAGAGAATTACGAAGACAACAAGAATTATGTGTACGGTAACGATTTTTCGGAACAAAGTTCACCCACCAAGAGGACCTCAGCGGAACTTATAGTGAAGCGGTCCAAAAAATCCTCCTACTAA